A portion of the Bacillus sp. es.034 genome contains these proteins:
- the efp gene encoding elongation factor P — MISVNDFRTGLTVEVDNGIWRVIDFQHVKPGKGAAFVRSKLRNLRTGAIQEKTFRAGEKVGKAQIDNRKMQYLYANGDMHVFMDNESYDQIELPASSIEYELKYLKENMEVSIMMYGAETLGVELPNSVELKVTETEPGIKGDTASGGSKPATVETGLVVNVPFFVNEGDTLIINTTDGSYVSRG; from the coding sequence ATGATTTCAGTAAATGATTTTCGCACTGGTTTAACCGTTGAAGTCGATAACGGAATTTGGCGGGTAATCGATTTCCAACACGTTAAACCGGGTAAGGGAGCCGCGTTCGTGCGCTCTAAACTTCGTAACCTTCGCACAGGTGCCATTCAGGAAAAAACGTTCCGTGCCGGTGAAAAAGTAGGAAAAGCACAGATAGACAACCGGAAAATGCAGTACCTGTATGCCAATGGTGACATGCATGTATTCATGGATAACGAAAGCTACGATCAAATCGAGCTTCCTGCTTCTTCCATTGAATATGAATTGAAATATTTAAAAGAAAACATGGAAGTATCCATCATGATGTACGGAGCCGAAACGCTTGGAGTCGAGCTTCCAAACTCTGTTGAATTAAAAGTGACGGAAACAGAACCGGGAATCAAAGGTGACACGGCTTCCGGTGGATCCAAGCCTGCTACTGTTGAAACAGGTTTAGTGGTGAACGTTCCATTCTTCGTGAACGAAGGGGACACACTGATCATTAACACAACGGACGGATCTTACGTATCACGTGGATAA
- the spoIIIAD gene encoding stage III sporulation protein AD, whose protein sequence is MEIIQIVGIALVATFLALIVKEQKPNFAFLLIVFTGCTIFLFLIDQIYSIIHMIEKLAANANVNMVYVETILKIIGIAYIAEFASHITKDAGQGALAAKVELAGKILILAMAVPILTVIIETIINMIPTG, encoded by the coding sequence ATTGAAATCATCCAGATTGTAGGTATTGCACTCGTTGCTACTTTTCTTGCTTTGATTGTAAAAGAACAAAAACCGAATTTTGCTTTCCTGCTCATTGTATTTACAGGTTGTACGATTTTTTTATTTCTGATTGATCAAATTTATTCCATCATTCATATGATTGAGAAATTGGCTGCAAACGCAAACGTGAACATGGTGTATGTGGAAACCATCCTAAAAATCATCGGCATCGCTTACATAGCGGAATTCGCTTCACACATTACGAAAGATGCCGGTCAGGGGGCGCTGGCAGCAAAAGTGGAGCTTGCCGGAAAGATATTAATATTGGCAATGGCTGTTCCCATTCTGACAGTCATCATTGAAACAATCATCAATATGATCCCGACTGGATAA
- a CDS encoding patatin-like phospholipase family protein, producing MDIDGVFSGGGIKGLAMIGAYQAIEEKGYTFKRLAGTSAGAVIAAFIAAGYSSRELLKIMGDLELKDLLDSNAIISLPLLKWFRVYYRLGLYKGMALESWVEEKLKARGIYTFADLPPRSLRVIASDLSNGRLLVLPDDLEKYGIPKETFPVARAIRMSASLPYFFEPVKLRSLEGTSFMVDGGVLSNFPMWLFDRENVKKVRPVLGVKLSHDLISKPKKPIKNAIDLYGALFTTMKDAHDSRYISRKLEKNIIFIPTEGVLTTEFELTPERKIELVQYGKTKAAAFLQTWPH from the coding sequence TTGGACATCGATGGCGTATTTTCCGGTGGAGGCATAAAGGGGCTCGCCATGATAGGAGCATACCAGGCGATTGAAGAGAAAGGATACACATTCAAGAGACTGGCAGGAACCAGTGCAGGGGCAGTGATTGCTGCGTTTATTGCTGCAGGATACTCAAGCCGTGAATTACTCAAGATCATGGGCGATCTTGAGTTGAAAGATCTGTTGGATTCAAACGCGATCATTTCCCTGCCGCTCCTTAAGTGGTTTCGGGTTTATTATCGTCTGGGATTATATAAAGGAATGGCACTTGAAAGCTGGGTGGAAGAAAAGCTGAAAGCGAGGGGGATTTATACGTTCGCGGATCTGCCCCCGCGATCCCTCCGTGTCATTGCATCAGATTTATCAAACGGTAGACTGCTTGTCCTTCCCGATGACCTTGAGAAGTACGGCATACCGAAGGAAACCTTTCCCGTTGCCCGGGCGATACGGATGAGCGCGAGCCTTCCTTATTTCTTTGAACCCGTGAAACTGCGTTCACTGGAAGGGACCAGTTTTATGGTGGACGGGGGGGTGCTCAGTAATTTCCCCATGTGGCTCTTTGACAGGGAAAATGTGAAGAAGGTCAGGCCGGTACTCGGAGTGAAGCTTAGTCACGACTTGATAAGTAAGCCGAAAAAACCGATCAAAAATGCGATTGATTTATATGGAGCCCTCTTTACGACCATGAAAGACGCACATGATTCAAGATATATCTCCAGAAAACTTGAAAAAAACATCATCTTTATACCGACTGAAGGGGTACTCACCACCGAATTCGAACTTACTCCCGAACGGAAGATTGAACTCGTTCAATACGGGAAAACGAAGGCCGCAGCCTTTTTGCAAACATGGCCCCATTAA
- a CDS encoding vitamin B12-dependent ribonucleotide reductase, translating into MTVASKNTMKLNTERLNKDIGLFPQVHPITPDMKTTHKGVSRLVMIDRYSFKDTEKITLSEGDFVVLTIKEDPKFPARGLGYISSIDWETKKASVWIEEEYRSAIDKPEEMETGIVSRTLDVIEKPLEVYYEQIAKRNATGLAEVEETAEKRQLWFEKFYHELVNLHFVPAGRVLYGAGAGTDVTYFNCYVMPFVQDSREGISEHRKQVMEIMSRGGGVGTNGSTLRPRNTLAKGVNGKSSGSVSWLDDIAKLTHLVEQGGSRRGAQMIMLSDWHPDIIEFIISKMQNPRILRYLLENTEDETIKKAAQEKLKFTPLTEQEEAMYQGILNYRQIPGYGGFDAKILKNAEEKLRTGGTYSVHNSEFLTGANISVCLTSDFMEAVENDREYELRFPDVESYNEEQMKYYNEEWHNVGDVREWEKLGYKVRTYRKIKAKELWNLINVCATYSAEPGIFFIDNANDMTNAKAYGQKVVATNPCGEQPLAPYSVCNLAAVNLAQFADKETKTVDFEKLKRTVEVGVRMQDNVIDATPYFLDENKKQALGERRVGLGVMGLADLLIYCEKEYGSEEGNRLVDEVFEVIATTAYRASVELSKEKGSFPFLTGSTDEETKALRKAFVETGFMKKMPEDVRHDIEEYGIRNSHLLTVAPTGSTGTMVGVSTGLEPYFSFTYYRSGRLGKFIEVKADIVEDYLKRNPDADADNLPEWFVSSMSLAPQAHADVQCVIQNWIDSSISKTVNAPRGYTVDQVEKVYERLYKGGAKGGTVYVDGSRDSQVLTLKAEENSFDDENEQEQHEIPTAKKPIVLLDTIQDVRSTDVTIGSEVGNTCPVCRKGTVKDMGGCNTCTNCGAQLKCGL; encoded by the coding sequence ATGACTGTTGCGTCGAAAAATACGATGAAATTAAACACCGAGAGATTAAATAAGGATATTGGATTGTTTCCTCAAGTACATCCCATCACACCGGACATGAAAACTACACATAAAGGTGTATCCCGTCTTGTCATGATCGATCGTTATTCGTTCAAGGATACCGAGAAGATCACTCTTTCCGAAGGAGACTTCGTGGTCCTGACCATCAAGGAAGATCCTAAGTTTCCTGCAAGGGGATTGGGCTACATTTCAAGCATTGATTGGGAAACGAAAAAAGCATCTGTGTGGATCGAAGAAGAGTACAGAAGTGCCATCGATAAACCGGAGGAGATGGAGACGGGGATTGTCTCGAGGACACTCGATGTCATTGAGAAACCACTTGAAGTCTACTATGAACAAATTGCGAAGCGTAACGCAACAGGCTTGGCAGAGGTGGAAGAAACTGCTGAAAAGAGGCAGCTATGGTTTGAAAAATTCTATCATGAACTAGTGAACCTGCATTTTGTTCCTGCGGGACGGGTCCTATACGGTGCGGGTGCAGGCACGGATGTAACATACTTTAACTGTTACGTGATGCCATTCGTGCAGGATTCCCGCGAAGGCATTTCAGAACACCGCAAGCAGGTGATGGAGATCATGAGCCGCGGCGGCGGAGTCGGAACAAACGGTTCGACCCTTCGTCCACGTAATACTCTGGCGAAAGGCGTCAATGGGAAATCATCAGGTTCCGTTTCCTGGTTGGATGACATCGCGAAACTGACTCACTTGGTTGAGCAGGGCGGATCAAGACGTGGGGCACAAATGATCATGCTTTCAGATTGGCATCCCGATATTATTGAATTCATTATTTCTAAAATGCAAAACCCGCGTATCTTGCGTTATCTTCTTGAAAACACAGAAGATGAAACCATTAAAAAGGCTGCCCAGGAAAAGCTGAAATTCACCCCTCTTACAGAGCAAGAGGAAGCGATGTATCAAGGGATCCTGAACTACAGACAGATCCCCGGCTATGGTGGATTCGATGCGAAGATCCTTAAGAATGCAGAAGAAAAACTGCGCACAGGGGGCACATACAGCGTCCATAATTCAGAATTCCTGACAGGGGCGAACATCTCCGTCTGCCTGACAAGCGACTTCATGGAAGCCGTGGAGAACGATCGTGAATATGAACTGCGCTTCCCTGACGTGGAAAGCTACAACGAAGAGCAAATGAAGTACTATAATGAAGAGTGGCACAATGTAGGCGATGTGCGTGAGTGGGAAAAGCTTGGATACAAAGTTCGCACATACCGCAAGATCAAGGCGAAAGAACTATGGAACCTGATCAATGTGTGTGCAACCTACTCAGCTGAACCGGGAATCTTCTTTATCGATAACGCGAATGATATGACGAATGCGAAAGCATATGGGCAGAAGGTAGTCGCTACGAACCCTTGTGGAGAGCAGCCCCTTGCACCGTATTCAGTATGTAACCTGGCAGCTGTCAACCTAGCACAATTCGCCGATAAAGAAACGAAAACCGTTGATTTTGAAAAATTGAAGAGGACGGTGGAAGTGGGCGTCCGTATGCAGGACAATGTCATCGACGCGACTCCATACTTCCTTGATGAAAATAAAAAGCAGGCACTTGGTGAGCGACGCGTAGGCCTTGGCGTAATGGGTCTTGCAGACTTATTGATCTACTGTGAAAAAGAATACGGTTCAGAAGAAGGTAACAGGCTTGTGGATGAAGTCTTTGAAGTCATCGCCACAACCGCTTATCGTGCTTCTGTAGAATTATCGAAGGAAAAAGGAAGCTTTCCATTCCTGACAGGAAGCACCGATGAAGAAACGAAGGCCCTGCGAAAGGCATTCGTGGAAACAGGCTTTATGAAGAAAATGCCTGAAGACGTACGTCATGACATTGAAGAGTACGGGATCAGGAATTCCCATCTGCTGACGGTGGCCCCAACAGGTTCAACAGGTACGATGGTGGGGGTATCGACGGGTCTTGAGCCGTACTTCTCCTTCACTTATTACAGAAGTGGACGTCTCGGTAAATTCATTGAAGTAAAGGCGGATATTGTAGAGGATTACTTGAAGAGAAATCCCGATGCGGATGCAGACAATCTTCCGGAATGGTTCGTTTCTTCCATGAGCCTTGCTCCACAAGCACATGCCGACGTTCAATGTGTTATCCAGAATTGGATCGACAGCTCTATTTCGAAAACCGTGAATGCCCCTCGTGGTTATACGGTGGATCAAGTAGAAAAAGTATATGAGCGACTGTATAAAGGTGGAGCAAAGGGCGGTACCGTTTATGTGGACGGTAGCCGTGATTCTCAGGTGCTTACCCTTAAAGCGGAAGAAAACAGCTTTGATGATGAGAATGAACAGGAACAACATGAGATTCCGACCGCTAAAAAGCCGATCGTTTTACTGGATACGATCCAGGACGTGCGTTCTACGGACGTGACCATCGGTTCTGAGGTGGGGAATACGTGCCCGGTCTGCCGTAAAGGTACGGTAAAAGATATGGGTGGCTGCAATACTTGTACAAACTGCGGCGCTCAGCTGAAGTGTGGACTATAA
- a CDS encoding SA1362 family protein has translation MNARNIFVFTLILLAMIGLGTSLFGNPLGLARQLLITAAVIGIIYFIYKRWFSGRRTGNSNEQRAFVKAAKQSKKRHKKKSTSKPQVSNVSKKRSIRKKSNAKLTVIEGKKNKKNNRASF, from the coding sequence TTGAACGCTCGTAATATCTTTGTTTTCACACTCATTTTGTTGGCTATGATCGGGCTTGGAACTTCCCTGTTCGGAAATCCTCTAGGTCTTGCAAGGCAATTGCTGATTACAGCAGCCGTCATCGGGATCATCTATTTCATTTACAAAAGATGGTTCAGTGGAAGACGGACTGGTAATAGCAATGAACAGAGAGCGTTTGTTAAAGCAGCCAAGCAATCGAAGAAGCGGCATAAGAAGAAGTCTACAAGTAAACCTCAAGTATCCAATGTTTCAAAAAAACGTTCGATACGGAAAAAATCCAATGCCAAACTAACCGTAATTGAAGGAAAAAAGAATAAAAAAAACAATCGAGCTTCGTTTTAG
- the spoIIIAB gene encoding stage III sporulation protein SpoIIIAB — translation MIKLVGAVFILLSTSWAGFEASKYLTERPRQLRLLKLALQSLEAEITYSHTPLHEATRKISKQLQKPVSWFFETFSKKLTEQEISVKKAWEESLNDVWKLTAFKAGEYEILKQFGENLGRHDMMTQQKHIQLALKHLDREETEAVEKQKKYEKMTKSLGFLSGLLLIILLL, via the coding sequence ATGATAAAACTAGTTGGCGCTGTATTTATTCTCCTTTCCACTTCCTGGGCGGGGTTCGAAGCTTCAAAATATTTGACGGAAAGACCAAGGCAGCTTCGGCTATTGAAGCTGGCCCTTCAATCATTGGAAGCTGAAATCACCTATAGTCATACCCCTTTGCATGAAGCGACCAGAAAGATTTCCAAACAACTGCAAAAGCCTGTTTCCTGGTTTTTTGAAACGTTCTCGAAGAAATTGACAGAGCAGGAGATCTCAGTGAAGAAAGCGTGGGAAGAAAGCCTGAATGATGTATGGAAATTAACGGCTTTTAAAGCGGGTGAGTATGAAATCCTGAAGCAATTCGGAGAAAACCTTGGCAGACATGACATGATGACGCAGCAAAAACATATCCAGCTTGCTCTCAAGCATCTGGATAGGGAAGAAACGGAAGCCGTTGAAAAGCAGAAGAAATATGAAAAGATGACGAAAAGTTTAGGATTTCTATCAGGACTTTTGTTGATCATCCTACTACTCTGA
- the spoIIIAF gene encoding stage III sporulation protein AF, which yields MSFLTDWITNIIIFVLLATVIDMLLPSSNMQKYAKIVTGLLLITIILTPLFKLMSTDFDEVMNSIELNGPSQNKSMENEIEMKKKEIQASQRAYILEQMAVQMKHEAEKEMMDEHGKVIEKVTIQADDVENLPDSITGVTVIVKEKESEKDSTIETVQNVEIDTGSETSKKTSDEDTSQLATLLAEQWNLTPDKIIITVEGGTGEANEL from the coding sequence ATGTCATTTCTAACCGATTGGATTACAAATATCATCATCTTTGTTCTCTTAGCCACCGTCATCGACATGCTGCTACCAAGCTCCAACATGCAGAAATATGCCAAAATCGTGACGGGCTTATTATTGATCACCATCATTCTTACACCGCTCTTTAAATTGATGTCCACGGATTTTGATGAAGTGATGAATTCAATTGAATTAAATGGTCCTTCCCAGAATAAATCGATGGAAAATGAAATAGAAATGAAGAAAAAAGAAATACAAGCCTCACAACGTGCATATATTTTAGAACAGATGGCTGTCCAAATGAAACATGAAGCAGAAAAGGAGATGATGGATGAGCACGGTAAAGTCATTGAGAAGGTGACCATACAAGCAGATGACGTAGAAAATCTTCCCGACAGTATTACAGGAGTGACAGTGATTGTGAAAGAAAAGGAAAGTGAAAAAGACAGCACCATTGAAACAGTCCAAAACGTGGAGATCGATACGGGATCTGAAACGAGTAAGAAAACATCCGACGAAGATACGTCCCAACTGGCCACCTTACTAGCCGAACAATGGAATCTAACACCAGACAAAATAATCATTACAGTTGAAGGGGGGACTGGGGAAGCGAATGAACTTTAA
- a CDS encoding YqhR family membrane protein, with the protein MAEQKGQHEKVQNGTEESKENPRLEQNQSEKPLSFTAMVVVTGFTAGMLWSGIAYICYFFSFTKIEPNIIFEPWAVGNWVDKWIGIVLSIVAYGVISIGVALIYYGLLRKFKSMWVGAAYGILLYLAFFLVLNPLFPSIKSFTAIDYHTLITTFCLYILYGVFIGFSISYEENELRHQEEKEKSGEVSH; encoded by the coding sequence ATGGCAGAACAGAAAGGGCAACATGAGAAGGTCCAGAACGGGACGGAAGAGAGTAAAGAAAATCCACGGTTGGAGCAGAATCAAAGTGAAAAACCGCTTTCCTTCACGGCAATGGTAGTCGTGACAGGCTTTACTGCCGGGATGTTGTGGAGCGGGATAGCATACATTTGCTACTTCTTTTCCTTTACGAAAATCGAACCCAATATCATATTCGAACCTTGGGCGGTGGGGAACTGGGTGGACAAATGGATCGGTATCGTCCTATCCATCGTGGCTTATGGTGTCATATCGATCGGTGTGGCCCTCATTTATTATGGCCTGTTACGAAAATTCAAGTCCATGTGGGTTGGTGCAGCGTATGGAATCCTTCTGTACCTGGCATTTTTTCTGGTGCTGAATCCACTTTTCCCAAGCATCAAATCCTTTACAGCCATTGATTATCACACGTTGATCACGACGTTCTGTTTGTATATTCTATACGGTGTATTTATAGGTTTCTCGATTTCATATGAAGAAAATGAATTAAGGCATCAGGAAGAAAAGGAAAAATCAGGGGAAGTTTCTCATTAA
- the aroQ gene encoding type II 3-dehydroquinate dehydratase has translation MVKILLLNGPNLNRLGKREPAIYGHVTLAQLEATLKSKVEDEGFELLAAQSNHEGELIDIIHKCEDEGYGGIILNPGAFTHYSYALRDAVASVSVPVVEVHISNIHAREKFRHQSVVAAETVGQIVGFGLFGYELALKAIIKNIKGVEHDEN, from the coding sequence ATGGTGAAAATCTTACTGTTAAATGGCCCCAATTTGAACCGATTAGGGAAACGGGAGCCTGCTATTTACGGTCATGTCACACTGGCTCAATTGGAAGCAACCTTGAAAAGCAAGGTAGAAGACGAGGGTTTTGAATTGCTTGCTGCTCAATCGAATCATGAAGGGGAATTGATTGACATCATCCACAAGTGTGAGGATGAAGGATATGGGGGGATCATATTGAACCCTGGTGCGTTCACGCATTACAGCTATGCGTTAAGAGATGCAGTGGCGTCTGTATCCGTGCCGGTTGTGGAAGTGCATATATCAAATATTCATGCACGGGAAAAGTTCAGGCATCAGTCTGTCGTGGCAGCTGAGACGGTCGGTCAGATCGTTGGATTCGGACTGTTTGGGTACGAGTTGGCCCTGAAAGCCATTATAAAGAACATTAAGGGAGTGGAACACGATGAAAATTAA
- the spoIIIAC gene encoding stage III sporulation protein AC: MGIDVDIIFKIAGVGIVVAFLHTILDQVGKKEYAQWVTLFGFIYILFMVASIVDDLFQKIKSVFLYQG; the protein is encoded by the coding sequence ATGGGAATTGACGTGGATATCATTTTCAAGATTGCCGGAGTAGGGATCGTCGTCGCCTTTTTGCATACGATTTTAGATCAGGTAGGGAAGAAAGAATATGCCCAGTGGGTGACATTATTCGGGTTCATCTATATCTTGTTCATGGTGGCTTCGATTGTCGATGATTTGTTCCAGAAGATAAAATCAGTCTTCTTATATCAAGGATAA
- a CDS encoding Xaa-Pro peptidase family protein: MKIKRLRETFSENEMDGILLTSTYNRRYMTNFTGSSGVVLISKEKALFITDFRYIEQATEQAADYEIVQHTGPIHEEVAKQVKNLGITKLGFEKNDITYSAFESYRDRVEAEMVPVSGLVEKLRLIKTPEELNIIKDAADIADAAFKHILDFIKPGVTELEVSNELEFFMRKAGATSSSFDTIVASGYRSALPHGVASDKVIEKGDFVTLDYGAYYKGYCSDMTRTLSVGEPSGKLKEIYDVVLQSQLLAMDQIKPGMTGKEADAIARDYITEKGYGEYFGHSLGHGIGLEVHEGPGLSSRSDVVLEPGMIVTVEPGVYVPGVGGVRIEDDTLITEDSNETLTHSTKDLIILPF, encoded by the coding sequence ATGAAAATTAAACGATTACGTGAAACCTTTTCAGAGAATGAAATGGACGGTATTTTATTGACGAGTACGTATAACCGCCGCTATATGACGAACTTTACGGGTTCTTCGGGAGTGGTATTGATTTCAAAGGAGAAGGCCTTATTCATCACCGATTTCAGATACATAGAACAAGCAACGGAACAGGCTGCTGATTACGAAATCGTTCAGCATACAGGTCCTATTCATGAAGAAGTGGCGAAACAAGTGAAGAACCTTGGGATCACGAAGCTTGGTTTCGAAAAGAACGACATAACGTACAGTGCATTCGAAAGCTACCGGGATAGAGTGGAAGCGGAAATGGTGCCGGTGTCCGGTTTAGTGGAAAAGTTACGCTTGATTAAGACACCTGAAGAGCTTAATATAATTAAGGATGCGGCGGATATTGCCGATGCAGCATTTAAGCATATATTAGATTTCATCAAACCGGGTGTGACAGAGCTGGAGGTTTCAAATGAATTAGAATTCTTCATGAGAAAAGCAGGAGCCACTTCATCCTCTTTTGATACCATCGTTGCCTCAGGTTATCGTTCTGCACTGCCTCACGGGGTGGCCAGTGATAAAGTCATTGAAAAAGGTGATTTTGTAACCTTGGATTATGGTGCATACTATAAAGGATACTGCTCCGATATGACACGTACTTTATCGGTAGGAGAACCAAGCGGAAAATTGAAAGAGATCTATGATGTGGTCCTTCAATCACAGCTTCTTGCCATGGACCAAATCAAGCCGGGCATGACTGGAAAAGAAGCGGATGCAATCGCTCGTGATTACATAACAGAAAAAGGTTATGGTGAGTATTTCGGACATTCGCTGGGGCACGGGATCGGTCTTGAAGTACATGAAGGACCAGGATTGTCCTCACGTTCCGACGTGGTGCTTGAGCCCGGGATGATCGTAACGGTTGAACCAGGTGTCTATGTACCGGGAGTCGGCGGCGTACGTATCGAAGATGATACACTCATTACGGAAGATTCCAATGAAACACTGACACACTCAACAAAAGATCTAATCATTCTACCATTTTAG
- the spoIIIAA gene encoding stage III sporulation protein AA, giving the protein MQEVLAFLPSTISDKVLSLPQDLIDRIEEIRVRTSRVLEVTARGKPYFLPYTVTEEDSEQLINKLSRHSFYTLEEELKRGYITIEGGHRVGLAGKVVLEGGVVKGIRNLSSFNIRIAREKLDIAQSILPYVYNDGWKHTMLIGSPQTGKTTLLRDLARMISTGVPERNIPPFKVGIVDERSEIAGCVNGIPQLMFGPRVDVLDACPKAEGMMMLIRSMSPDVLVVDEIGRVEDGQAIQEAVNAGITLVMTTHGSSLSEVRKRPVIKDIVNLQTIERFVELRRGDEPGKVHEVWDEHGQSLLKKVSVT; this is encoded by the coding sequence ATGCAAGAAGTTCTAGCCTTTCTACCCAGCACTATATCTGACAAAGTCCTGTCCCTTCCACAAGATCTGATTGACCGGATAGAAGAAATCAGGGTTCGTACCAGCCGTGTATTAGAGGTAACGGCACGGGGGAAGCCATACTTTCTTCCCTATACGGTGACAGAAGAAGATAGTGAACAGCTCATTAACAAACTATCCCGCCATTCATTTTATACATTGGAAGAAGAGTTGAAGCGTGGCTATATCACGATTGAAGGCGGGCATCGGGTAGGGCTTGCCGGGAAGGTGGTACTAGAAGGCGGAGTTGTGAAGGGGATTCGGAATCTCTCTTCTTTTAATATCCGAATTGCCAGGGAAAAGCTCGACATAGCTCAGTCCATCCTTCCATATGTGTACAATGACGGCTGGAAACATACGATGCTCATTGGTTCCCCTCAAACCGGTAAAACGACCCTGTTACGGGATCTGGCCAGGATGATTTCGACGGGGGTCCCTGAAAGAAACATCCCCCCATTCAAAGTGGGGATCGTCGATGAACGATCAGAGATTGCCGGCTGCGTGAACGGCATCCCTCAGCTGATGTTCGGTCCGAGGGTGGACGTGCTGGATGCCTGTCCAAAGGCTGAAGGCATGATGATGCTGATTCGTTCCATGAGTCCGGATGTCCTGGTCGTGGATGAAATCGGACGGGTGGAAGACGGTCAGGCGATTCAGGAAGCCGTGAATGCCGGTATTACTCTTGTCATGACGACGCATGGGTCTTCTTTAAGCGAAGTAAGGAAGAGGCCTGTGATCAAGGATATTGTAAATCTGCAGACGATTGAACGATTCGTGGAACTGAGGAGGGGGGATGAACCGGGTAAGGTCCATGAGGTGTGGGACGAACACGGACAATCTCTTCTGAAAAAAGTGAGTGTGACGTAA
- the spoIIIAE gene encoding stage III sporulation protein AE — translation MLQLYRILVTALVIFFITASSGQAEEGDEQTPPDTNIQQELIDAQLDRLGVEELTGYWNSIVDQYGGYLPESQKGSLIDFMKGEKEFSFKAWFSGIFKFAFQELVMNGKLLGTLIMLTIFSMFLQSLQNAFEGGSVSKVAYSIIFMVLIIIALNSFHVAIDYTRDAISTMVHFIIALIPLLLALIAASGGVVSAAFFHPVIIFLMNTSGLLIQNVVLPLLFLSALLSIVSTLSSHYKVTQLAQLLRTWSIGLLGAFMTVFLGVISVQGATAAVTDGITIRTAKFVTGNFVPVIGRMFTDATDTVISASVLLKNTVGIAGVAIVLIIAAFPAIKILMIAFIYKLAAALLQPLGGGPVIECLDTIAKSVIYVFAALAIVSFMFFLSLTVIIAAGNITMMMR, via the coding sequence ATGTTGCAATTATATCGGATACTCGTCACAGCACTCGTTATCTTTTTCATCACAGCCTCAAGTGGACAAGCAGAAGAAGGGGATGAACAGACTCCTCCCGATACAAACATCCAGCAGGAATTGATCGATGCACAGCTGGACCGGTTAGGGGTTGAAGAATTGACAGGATACTGGAATAGTATCGTGGATCAATACGGCGGCTATCTTCCCGAAAGTCAAAAAGGCAGTTTGATTGATTTCATGAAAGGCGAGAAAGAGTTCTCCTTCAAGGCATGGTTCAGCGGAATTTTCAAATTTGCCTTTCAGGAGCTTGTGATGAATGGAAAGTTATTGGGGACCCTGATTATGCTCACGATCTTCAGCATGTTTCTCCAGTCCCTGCAGAATGCTTTCGAAGGGGGAAGCGTCAGCAAGGTGGCATACAGCATCATTTTCATGGTGTTGATCATTATCGCTCTGAATAGTTTTCATGTCGCCATCGATTACACCCGGGATGCGATCTCCACCATGGTCCATTTCATCATCGCCCTCATCCCCCTGCTCCTTGCCCTGATTGCCGCGTCAGGAGGCGTGGTTTCGGCAGCTTTTTTTCACCCCGTCATCATCTTCCTGATGAATACAAGCGGCTTACTCATTCAGAATGTCGTACTGCCACTCCTGTTCCTATCCGCCCTTCTGAGCATTGTGAGCACCCTTTCCAGTCATTATAAAGTGACTCAGCTGGCTCAATTATTGAGAACTTGGAGCATCGGACTGTTAGGGGCGTTCATGACGGTCTTTCTCGGGGTGATATCCGTACAGGGTGCCACCGCAGCCGTGACGGACGGCATAACGATCCGTACAGCGAAATTTGTGACAGGCAACTTTGTCCCGGTCATCGGCAGGATGTTCACGGACGCAACGGATACCGTGATCAGCGCATCGGTCCTACTTAAAAATACGGTGGGGATAGCGGGTGTCGCTATCGTTTTGATCATTGCAGCTTTTCCCGCCATCAAGATCTTGATGATTGCCTTCATATACAAACTGGCGGCCGCTCTCCTTCAACCTCTCGGGGGAGGGCCGGTGATTGAATGCCTGGATACGATCGCAAAGAGTGTGATTTATGTCTTTGCGGCCCTGGCGATCGTGTCCTTTATGTTTTTCTTAAGTCTTACCGTCATCATTGCAGCGGGAAATATTACGATGATGATGCGATAA